In Formosa haliotis, the sequence CTGATTCTCATGATTTTTGTAGATTGTATAGTGCTAATAAAGTTAGTGGATTAAATTGGTAAATCTAACTTTTGGCTCTATTATTTTAGAAAGCTTCGGTAAAATTAAAATAAAGTCCGGTAGAGTGTCTTCCAACACCAAAGTCTATTCTCACATTCATGCGGGGTTGTACCTCGTAACGATAACCTATTCCTGTATTTGGAACAAATCTTTTAATTTCGCTTAATTCGGGGGCAATTGTTCCTAAACCTCCCCATAATGTAACGCCATGTTTACTTAAAGTATCATCACGTTTTAAAAACGTATGACGCCATTCAGAAACAAGATACATGCCTGTTTTATCGCGATATTGTCCAATAAGATATCCGCGTAAGGCATTTGTTCCTCCAAGTGCGGTGAGTTCTTGGTAAGGTATATCGCCCTTAGTGATACGTCCGTAAAATTTAAAGGCTAAAATATTTCCTGGTCTGTGTATTTGAAAATAACTTCTAACGTCGTATTCGTAAACTTGGTAGGTGTTATTACTTCCTAAATAATTGCCATAAAACCCAGTAGAAAGGTGTGCGTACCAACCTTTCCAAGCATTTACTGTAACATCTCGGCTGTCGTAATTAACAGAGAATAACATCCCGCTGTTAAAGTTGTTTGGGCCATATTTTAGGTAGTCTGGATCTTGTGCCATTAATGGATTTACAGAAGTAACATGCGTATTATTTAAATCGACCCCAACGCCTAAATACAGATCTTTTTTTACTCGCATTAAAACCGTAGGATTAAAAACGGTATACTGTCTATTATAGGCGGTGGTTGAATCGCCTAGAGG encodes:
- a CDS encoding BamA/TamA family outer membrane protein codes for the protein MKLLKTLLVFILLLVGFSGYAQFDGIKKFMSERKAKKAAKIEAGEPFLSILAGPGYTPDNGLLIGGGFLYTFKTNRSDSLIQRSSIPINTFISTKGNFQIGTALQSFWLEDKLRVNARLRYSNAEDNYFGVGIDNAENVPLGDSTTAYNRQYTVFNPTVLMRVKKDLYLGVGVDLNNTHVTSVNPLMAQDPDYLKYGPNNFNSGMLFSVNYDSRDVTVNAWKGWYAHLSTGFYGNYLGSNNTYQVYEYDVRSYFQIHRPGNILAFKFYGRITKGDIPYQELTALGGTNALRGYLIGQYRDKTGMYLVSEWRHTFLKRDDTLSKHGVTLWGGLGTIAPELSEIKRFVPNTGIGYRYEVQPRMNVRIDFGVGRHSTGLYFNFTEAF